Genomic DNA from Caloenas nicobarica isolate bCalNic1 chromosome 18, bCalNic1.hap1, whole genome shotgun sequence:
tcaaagaggaggaggagaaggtgagCCGGCAGCAGTCCCCGAGGGGCTGCGGGGATGCCAGtttgggcagggagggggcagccGAAGGGCCCCCGTGCCAGAAAGACACAGAGGGCTGTGCCCTCACTGCCCCCACCGCCGTTCCCAGATCAGGAAGGTGGAGGATGCTCCCACAAAGATGAGGGGGGCTGGAGCCGGCAGAAAAGCAGACGGCAGCGGCCAGATGACCCAACAGCTGCGGTAAAAGGATGGGAGAGGGTTTCCTACCCCGCAGGGCTGCGAGGGAGCCTGGGGTCTGGGAGCATCCCAGTTTGGGAGGCAAGGGACACCCCCACAAAGGCTAAgcctgcccctgcccccgtCTCGCTGGCCAGGCCCAAGCGGCAGAAGGTCAAGGCAGAGCGGAAGGAGTTGGCGAAGCAGCAGGAGCCGACCCAGGCCGAGCTGGAGCAGTTTGCGGCCGAGTATGTGAATAACTTGGTGATGGAGACAGCAAagaagctgcaggcagaggggcaggcAGAGGTGAGGTCCGGGGGCAGcgctcccagccccgctggCTCGGCGGGAGTCCTGGCGGGGTCCCGGCCACCTCCCCTGGCTGGATGGGGCCATGGAGCCTCCACGGCACCTGGGCTGGTGGGCGGCATCCAGCCCGACTCAGAGCTGGTTGCtcctcccctgccagcagcGGGACGAGCCGAGGGCGACGGCGCAGAGCGGGGGGCAGGAGCCGGCAGGGCGCCCGGAGCACGCAGGGTGCCCCGTCTGCAACGTGGAcaccaggctgcagctggggaagtTCCTCCAGCGCTGCgagaagctggaggagcaggtggaGTCCCTATCCCAGAAGGTGGGCGGCAACATGGCGAGTTATCCAAAGTGGAGGAGACAGGTAAGGAGATGTGGTGTAGACAGCTTGAGCTGCCAGGACCCCCCAGGCATTTGTGCTTTGCTGTAACGTGGGGGAGCCCCTCGCTGTCCCCCCTAATTGGCCTGTCGGAGTCAGCAGCACGGAAGGGAGTTCAGGCCTTGGAGCAAATGTCCCGCTTGCACTGAGAGCCCGTGGCCACCAGCCAAAATACCCTGGGTCTGTCCCCACGGGGCAGCCACCCCCCTTGCTCAGCACCGCCTTGGCGTCTtagtccctgcagcaggacgAGCAGCTGAAGTGCGTCCAGGCCAGCGTGAGGCAGCTACAGAAGGACTATGAGAAGTTCAGCTCGGCCCTTGCAAACCTCCTGCACAATCGCCAGCAGGATCAGAATGACATCAAGGTGGGTGGCTGTAacccccaggcagagccccgTCTGGGGACCCCAAGGGATTTGTCCCCCTGCCACCCTGCTGGCAGCCCTGCGCAGCTTCCCGATGCCTTTCCCGGAGGTTTCTGATGGGGTGGGCAGGAGAGGTGTGCTCGGCTGGCCGGGGGCAGCTCCGACCCTGCCGTGGCATCACGGGCTGCTGTCTGCCTTGGAAGGCTCTGTTCCAGGTCctggggaggctggagaggcagaaagcagacaaggaggagctgctgctgctgggaatcGATGAGGTACGGGCTCGAGGGGCCCTGGTGCCAGCCAAGGGGTCCTGGGCAGAGTGACAAACACCCCTTGTCCCTTGGGTGCCGGCTGGCAGAACCAGCCAGGGGGAGGGAGGATTTCCAGACCGGCTGCGGGTCCCCTGCCAGGTCCCCCTGTGACCACGAGTCCCTTCGGCTGGTGGGACCAACCCCACGGGGGTGATGGGGTGAACAGGGCCACGTAGCCGCTCCTCCCTCTCCCGTTGTCCCTCCATCCCGGCCCCACCgctctcctgccttttcccgTTGCTAGAAAGCAGACAAAGCCGCCCTGGCTGACAAAGTCAGTCGCAGCCAGTTTGAGGCGAGCGTGGAGCGGCTGAAAGAGATGGTGGAGGAGGTGATGAGCCGGGTGACGGGCCAGGAGCAGGAATGGCACCTGTTCCAGCGACAGCTCCAGAGAAAGATGGACTCCAAGGTGAGGGCTCGTCCCCTCCACGCAGAACTGGCACCTTCGGGGTTGGCAGCCTAAGGCAGCATCCTTGCGAGGGTCCCCCCTCCTGGCTGTCCCCCCGGGGACCGCGATGTCCCATCCTGGGGTAGATGGCTGAGGCTGTCACCCGTCCACAGCCGGACCGccgggagctggggctgttctggcagcagctggaggagcagtggAAGAGCCTGAGGGGGCAGCTCCAGGAGAAGGCGCTGCAGCCAGAGCGTGACGATGCCGCTGGGATTAGGAAGTGAGCGCGATGGGGACAGCGGTGGCTTTGGCAGCGCTGGCCCTGTTCCTGCTGGCTGTCCCAGCTCGTGCCGGTGTGGTACCCTGGCGTGGGAGCGCTGTGGGCAGCGcccctggggatgctgagcaAGCGGCTGTGCCTTgtgctcctgccagctgcagcttgCCAGCGACAGAGGAGGCACAATGAGGGGGCACGTGTGGGAGGAGCCCTCCTGAACCAAAACTGGGGGGTGGGTGCAGAGGATTTCTGGGATGGGGGACGGCGTGtaggcagggctgtgcccccccaggagctccccagcccttttctccccactccaggcagctgctggccgGTTTCCATTGCCTGTCCTGCGACCGACCCCTCAGCATGCTGGCGCCTGGATCGTGAGTAGCTCCCCCCGCCACAGGGAGCaccccccggccccctcccTGGCATCGAGTGACACATGAGGTGCCACCTGCCAGGCGCTGAGCACCCCCGTGTCCTGTCCCACAGGGGGCGGCTGGGCGAGTGCAGATACCCCGCTGTTCCGCGGAGCTGCGGGGGCCCACACACCCTCACCCCCCCGCGCTTCCAGCCCCAACCGCCCAGCACCCCACGGCGGCTCCCACCCATCGCCCGGTGCCCCAACAAGGTAGGGATGacggagctggggagggggatgctGAGCCTGCGGGGGGatccgtgcctcagtttccccagggagagctggctgggggagggttGCTGGGGGATGCGGAATGGGGCCCCGTGTTTCGGTCACACGCTCTCCCCTTCCCGGCAGGACGCGATGCAGCTGTCGGGCCAGGACGGCGCTGATGGGAACCGGCAGGACGAGCAGCTGTCCATGATGGGGGGCTCTCAGCTGTCCTCAAGGCAAACGGGCTCCCCAGACACCACGGCCTCGAGGAGCCGGCCAAGTACGGCCCTGTCAGGGCCCCGGGGGACAGAGGACACCCTGCTGTCCGGGGGGGGCGGGTCTGTGtctgcagctgggcagggtgggaCGGGGGTCTGGGGTCTGGGCTGGCATGTGGGGGCAGCgctggctgctggggcagccggTCCTCGTGGTGGagctggagggagctgggggaacACGAGGGTGGTGCTGGGCAGCGTGGGACACCAGCCTGTCTGCTTCGGGGTGGGGGCAGGACCCTGTTTGTGGGTGTGTGTGGCTGACCCTGCCCCTCGCCCCCAGGCACCCCCTCCTCACTGCAGCAGCGGCTGGAGCACCGACCAGCCTCGTCTCCCGGACGCCTCACCCTGGCACCGAAGCTGCTGCCGCCCGTCCAGCCCCCCCGCAGTGAATCAACGCCCTGACAGCCGGGCCGGACGGGGGGTCCCGGCCCAGGTCCCACCGTCCCGGGCGCAGAGCGGGCAGCAGCTGCAATAAATGGCGATGGGCAACCGAGCGCCGGCGTGGTCTGAGtggggggccctggggcagggtgggagaAAGCCCCGCCGTGTTTgctttttcaggagaaaaataagggCTAAAAAGCCGCTTTGGGGGTGCCCAGGTGGATCCAGTGGTATCCAGGGTCCCCCCAGAGGGATAACTGGGAGGAAACCAGGGGGCACCAGGGCAGAGCCAGCAAAGGCCCATCCTGCCCCCCGGGGAGGGTGAGGTGTCCATGGGCTTGAAAAACACCCCCTGGGGCTAACTGGGGGGGCGGGGTGAGGGGGTAACCGGGGGCTGTGCAAGAAGCCGGGCTGACCGTCGGCAGCCGGAGGAGGGGAGCGCTTTGCTCTGGGCTCTGCAATGAGGGTCGGGGGGATCCAGAACTGGGGGGACGCATCAGCTTCGTGCCCCGACCCGGGGTGCCCACAGCCACCATGTCGCGACACTTTGCAGTTACGAGAAAGCACCAGAAATTTCTAGTCGATGGACGCTCTGGTCATGTCCGCACCCCTCGGCTGACAAACGGGGCCCTCGTTTAATGAAACGCCTCAGTCCGGAGAAGCTTCTCGACCACTGACCATATACAGGtctgtaggaaacaattattttgcgTATATAATAGGCTCGGGCAgaatctctcagcaaagcaatttttttaataacgaTATTGCAAcaccgggtgttctacctaaaggcaGGCACAATACAAGCGACCAGGCAACTCTGTGCACGGACCGAGGTAAGAAAACAGACTGTTCAGTATGACCTTGGTGGTCGGGGCCATTCTGAGAGGAGGGATGAGGCGGAAGGAGAAGCCTCGGGACTCAGAATGggaaatgtaaaggaaaaatgctaGGCCTAAGGAGGATAAGGGAAAAACCACTGATAACATTCTTCCACACAGTCCATTAGGGAGGATGTTAAGGTATTGGGGAGAGGTGttaaggataaaaagaaaatgattcaGTATTGTGGTTTTGTCTGGACAAACGAGCCCATAATAGAGCAGAAGTTATTCTGGCCAAAATACAGATCCAATGACAATTGGCTATGCCAAGATCTAAACTGGTACATAAAATAACCGTAGGGGGTTTAAATCTTCCTCCATACCAGCGTGGGTTCGAGTCCCTCCCTTGCTGCAGCGTGTTTAAGAGTACAAAGTGTGAGGCCTGATCAGTGTAAAGTGCACATAAAAGGGGGTTCAAGTCTCTTGTGAGAATGGGAAAATATCCTTTAGACATAGACCATTGACCAAGTCTGAGACTAGGATTGGATCCAGCCACACCTAAACTCCTCTTTGAAGGAGTTTAGAAAGTAGGGGGATCCTTTCTGAACCTCGTGACTCAACGGGAGGGTCTCCCTGAATTTTTTTAGTGATGGGAGATAAAACCCGGCATAGAAAAGGGGACGCCTTTGGCCAAGGTATTGCAAAattgggaaaatatttatgGTACAGCAAGTTTGTCAAGAAACGCATGCAATGACTTTATCTTGAGAAGATTGGCAAATTGTAACTAAAAATCACCTAGAAAACAGATGTCCTGGACAAATGAATTACTGGTATGTATAAGATGATTTGGCATATGACCACCATAAAGAGGATGGTCGAAAACGAGTATAAAAACCTCGAGAAAGAATTTTAGCTACAGTTGTGAGTAATTTAACTAAGGTGCTTGCAGAGCTGGTCTCTGCAACACCCTATGCTCTGCTCGCTGTATCACCTCTTGATTCCCTCCCCAACTGTCTTTGTTGTCCTTACtgcttttgctgggctttgCCCTGGGATCGCTGAAGTTATTTTGCggtgcagccagcagcagatgtgtgtgtgtgcgtgtgtgtagGAGACGAAGCGTGGGGAGGGCGATGTGCGTGTGAATGCTCTCCAGTGTTACATGGATGTACCCATCACCCCTGGGACCCTGGGGATTTGATTGAGGAAATCAAACAAAGTTAAGGGAAGATGGGGATCGATGTGCATcatcattttctatttttttttttttttccgggaTATAATCCGTCCTGAGCCGATGTTAACCTGTTATTGAGAGAGCTGGTCTGTCCAAAAAGATCATTAAAAAGAATGTGGAATTAACCCTACAGACAGGGGGAAACTGGGCTGCCTGGCCCCAAGGTGATTCTAATTGAGATTATAATAATCAAACAAATGGAGATAATTGCCAAACAGTGGTTAAAAATCTGATAAAAGCTTTCCAGGTTTTGAGGAGATGAAAGTAAATTGAACTGAAGTGCAGGAATGTAGACAGAAGCCAGCAACGACTGGGGAAGATTTTGACAGGCTTTGTAACCAACTGGTAGCAAGTGTGTTTGTGGATCTACGGAAGTATTTCAGAGAGCATGTGCCAGGTTGGCAGAAGAATTTGCAGAAATTCTGAGTGTGGTCATGTTCATGTATGATGGTcgggaagagaagcaaaaagttgAAGGAGATTGATTTGTTAGCAGCAGCTTTAGCTAGGAATTTGCAAGTGAAAGATAAAGACTGGAAAGGGAAAAACCACGGATGATTTAGACCAAAGTTGATGATAAAAGTAAAAGAATGGGAGAAAATGGAATGCTATTATTCTGGAAATCTGGGATATTTACCCCTAGGGCAGCAACCATTTGAAATGACTAAAGGAAGCAAACTCAATACGCTTTGGAAAATCAGAGgggctgaaaatgtttttggtggtggtttttttatgtgGGGAAGCTTGTTTAAATTGCAAAAGGGCATGTAATTGGTAAAGTAGGAGGTTGTGTCATCGAGTTTTTACTAGAAATGGAAGCTACCCTATTCCTTCAAAATTCTACCCTAGAAAGATCTAAAACTGAAGATACAGTGTAATAAATGGGGTAGCaggggggaaggagagacaatTATGAGTAAATTCCTATTTGTGATAATAAGAATTGAAATTGTATGGGGAAGGTCTATATTAGTGGAAGATTCCCCAGCTTATTTATTAAAGAGAAATCTTTTACACGCTCTGGGTGTGGAAACACAGTTATTGCCTGGGGGAGGGGTGACAAGGAAAAAATTTGAAAGATATTATATTACCTGGAAGTTTGtattggttttggctggggtggagttaattttctttatggtAGCTAGTATGggactatgttttggatttatgctaaaaacagtgttgataatacagagaTGCTTTTGTTATTGTTGAGCAATGCTTGCACAGAGCGGAGGCCTGTTCTGCCTCTCACACTGCCCCACCAGCAAGTGGGCTGGGGGGAAGTGACAACTAGTGGCACACTTATCTAAGCTCTTAGACCCAGTGTCTTGAGGTTGG
This window encodes:
- the LOC135995992 gene encoding glutamine-rich protein 2-like encodes the protein MTQQLRPKRQKVKAERKELAKQQEPTQAELEQFAAEYVNNLVMETAKKLQAEGQAEQRDEPRATAQSGGQEPAGRPEHAGCPVCNVDTRLQLGKFLQRCEKLEEQVESLSQKVGGNMASYPKWRRQSLQQDEQLKCVQASVRQLQKDYEKFSSALANLLHNRQQDQNDIKALFQVLGRLERQKADKEELLLLGIDEKADKAALADKVSRSQFEASVERLKEMVEEVMSRVTGQEQEWHLFQRQLQRKMDSKPDRRELGLFWQQLEEQWKSLRGQLQEKALQPERDDAAGIRKQLLAGFHCLSCDRPLSMLAPGSGRLGECRYPAVPRSCGGPHTLTPPRFQPQPPSTPRRLPPIARCPNKDAMQLSGQDGADGNRQDEQLSMMGGSQLSSRQTGSPDTTASRSRPSTPSSLQQRLEHRPASSPGRLTLAPKLLPPVQPPRSESTP